Proteins encoded together in one Xenopus laevis strain J_2021 chromosome 6L, Xenopus_laevis_v10.1, whole genome shotgun sequence window:
- the nxpe3l.1.L gene encoding NXPE family member 3, with translation MATVRTLRISLVCLFCLMFIAGFAYRSLRMTLHSASSGFYLLHSAPHNNSSPASMELELQDLMKVIEWPEPPGPIDYNFSTSPFKTEFHMPFPRATYYVGEYVEFLITARDHHGRLKTYGGDYFQAKLHSPKLKAGVTGSVTDHRNGTYTASFLLLWPGQVEISIRLVHSSEAIAILKDKRETRPDKVYFYGFFDGTNETMECNVELAGPDICKYLDAQTGESWFCKKPKQIPCNAYKGHSAGQSQDILTQKEASFLNKSVKEKLISSKVGTFMVSPKNNTNDRGICSSGLPNPNPSGFYYQDFWQSRVCRNRAFPTPSNVTKCLSGKIIYMFGDSTTYQWWNFLLDLIPSLQRQELHMKYPAPQLAIDPENEFAVQWQAHQRPLTMKYSDKEELHYIANELDRIGGAKEGLVIVINCMAHFISLPIRFYIKRLRSIRESVLRLIKRSPLAKVSIKSGNTGYLYIHGSDWLSLQLDTVMRAMFSGLPVTILDAWQMTSCHYEPHHLHPGPVIVKNEIDLMLSFICPK, from the exons ATGGCTACAGTAAGAACGTTACGGATTTCTcttgtctgtctcttctgtctcaTGTTCATTGCTGGG TTTGCTTACAGGTCTCTAAGGATGACTCTTCATTCTGCCTCCAGTGGGTTTTATTTGTTGCACTCAGCCCCACATAATAATTCTTCCCCTGCTTCCATGGAGCTGGAACTTCAGGACCTGATGAAGGTGATTGAGTGGCCTGAGCCTCCAGGTCCCATAGATTATAATTTCTCCACCAGTCCATTTAAAACAGAGTTCCACATGCCATTTCCACGTGCCACATATTATGTTGGAGAGTATGTGGAATTTCTCATCACAGCACGAGACCACCATGGTCGACTAAAAACATATGGAGGGGATTATTTCCAGGCCAAGCTGCACTCCCCAAAGCTGAAAGCAGGAGTCACCGGCTCAGTCACAGACCATAGAAACGGCACCTACACGGCCTCCTTCTTGCTGCTCTGGCCGGGACAAGTGGAGATCTCCATAAGACTTGTCCATTCCAGTGAGGCCATAGCCATCCTCAAAGACAAGAGGGAGACCCGTCCTGACAAG GTCTATTTCTATGGATTCTTTGATGGAACCAATGAGACAATGGAATGCAATGTAGAACTGGCAGGACCCGATATCTGTAAATATCTGGACGCACAGACTGGAGAGTCATGGTTCTGCAAGAAGCCAAAACAGATTCCCTGCAATGCATATAAGGGACATTCAGCGGGACAATCCCAAGACATTCTCACTCAAAAAGAAGCATCATTCCTAAATAA GTCTGTAAAGGAGAAGCTGATTTCATCCAAAGTTGGAACATTTATGGTGTCACCAAAAAACAACACAA ATGATAGGGGAATTTGCTCCTCAGGGCTTCCAAACCCAAACCCTTCTGGGTTCTACTACCAGGACTTCTGGCAGTCTCGTGTCTGCAGGAATAGAGCTTTCCCTACCCCTTCTAACGTTACCAAATGTCTATCCGGGAAGATTATTTATATGTTTGGGGACTCAACAACTTATCAGTGGTGGAATTTTCTGTTGGATTTGATACCAT CCCTACAGAGACAAGAACTCCACATGAAGTATCCAGCCCCACAGTTGGCGATAGACCCAGAAAATGAATTTGCAGTGCAATGGCAGGCCCACCAGAGACCATTGACCATGAAGTATTCTGATAAGGAAGAGTTGCATTACATTGCCAATGAACTGGACAGGATAGGAGGAGCAAAAGAAGGGCTGGTGATTGTTATAAACTGCATGGCCCATTTCATCTCATTGCCTATCAGATTTTATATCAAAAGACTCCGTTCCATTCGGGAATCTGTGCTCCGGTTGATAAAACGGAGTCCATTAGCTAAAGTCTCCATAAAGTCTGGTAACACCGGATACTTGTATATCCATGGTAGTGATTGGCTGTCCCTTCAGTTAGACACAGTAATGAGAGCCATGTTCTCTGGACTGCCCGTTACTATACTGGATGCTTGGCAGATGACTTCTTGCCATTATGAACCCCATCACCTGCACCCTGGACCAGTCATTGTAAAGAATGAGATTGATTTAATGCTCTCTTTCATTTGTCCAAAATAA